The sequence AATACTTTGTGTATCTCACCTTCAATTGGTGGTCGATCATGTTTATGCCGATGATGATTGCTTTGTTTTGTGCTTTGGTTCACGTCCGGGAAAAGCAGGCATCCAACTACAACGGCATTTATTCAGCCCCTGTCGATTTGCGGCTCGT is a genomic window of Shouchella clausii containing:
- a CDS encoding ABC transporter permease, which encodes MIGIVPLLTVAFSFIMNMEYFVYLTFNWWSIMFMPMMIALFCALVHVREKQASNYNGIYSAPVDLRLVWLAKASVIALYSLLHN